One Desulfobulbus propionicus DSM 2032 DNA segment encodes these proteins:
- a CDS encoding citrate/2-methylcitrate synthase, whose product MTTPSTLPAKPFEAGLADVIACNSSICLVDGDNCRLLYRGYDIVDLAEHSTFEEVAYLLWYGRLPGFVEFQAFLDGFTGCMKLPVETVMILRMFPHAATPMEVLRTAVSSMGHWDPDSGNTRLDASLRKAQRLTERIPLIIASHQRLRDGKEPIEPRSNYGIAFNFLYTLQGREPDPIMVKAMDTALILHADHELNASTFAARVTAATMTDIYSAVTSAIAALKGPLHGGANAEVMRMLEEIGKPERAADWVLPRLAEKVKIPGFGHRVYRCEDPRATILRKEVNKITALTGETQLYETAQAVEELMLANSKVFANVDFYSAPLYHAMGIPVELFTPIFAVSRVVGWTAHILEQWKNNRLIRPTAHYTGPALTSYVNIGSRS is encoded by the coding sequence ATGACCACCCCTTCAACCCTTCCCGCCAAACCGTTCGAGGCAGGCCTGGCCGACGTCATTGCCTGCAATTCCTCCATCTGCCTGGTGGACGGCGACAACTGCCGCCTGCTCTATCGCGGCTACGACATCGTCGACCTGGCCGAGCATTCCACCTTCGAGGAGGTCGCCTACCTGTTGTGGTACGGCCGCCTGCCCGGATTCGTCGAATTCCAGGCTTTTCTCGACGGCTTCACCGGCTGCATGAAGCTACCGGTGGAAACGGTCATGATCCTGCGCATGTTTCCCCACGCCGCCACCCCGATGGAGGTGCTGCGGACCGCGGTGTCCTCCATGGGCCACTGGGATCCGGACAGCGGCAACACCCGGCTCGACGCCAGCCTGCGCAAGGCCCAGCGCCTCACCGAACGCATCCCGCTGATCATCGCCTCGCACCAGCGGCTGCGCGACGGCAAGGAACCGATCGAACCCAGGTCCAACTACGGCATTGCCTTCAACTTTCTCTACACTCTCCAGGGCAGGGAGCCGGACCCGATCATGGTCAAGGCCATGGACACGGCGCTCATTCTGCACGCCGACCACGAACTCAATGCCTCGACCTTTGCCGCCCGGGTGACCGCCGCCACCATGACCGACATCTATTCGGCGGTGACCAGCGCCATCGCCGCCCTCAAGGGACCGCTGCACGGTGGGGCCAACGCCGAGGTGATGCGCATGCTGGAAGAAATCGGCAAACCGGAACGGGCCGCCGATTGGGTGCTGCCACGACTGGCGGAGAAGGTGAAGATTCCCGGTTTCGGCCACCGGGTGTACCGCTGCGAGGATCCGCGCGCCACGATCCTGCGGAAGGAGGTCAACAAGATTACTGCGCTTACCGGGGAGACACAGCTCTACGAAACAGCCCAGGCAGTGGAAGAACTGATGCTGGCCAACTCCAAGGTCTTTGCCAACGTCGACTTCTACTCAGCCCCGCTCTACCACGCCATGGGCATCCCGGTGGAGCTGTTCACCCCGATCTTTGCCGTCAGCCGGGTGGTGGGCTGGACCGCGCACATTCTGGAACAATGGAAGAACAATCGGCTGATCCGTCCAACGGCCCACTACACCGGGCCGGCGCTGACGTCCTATGTCAATATCGGCTCGCGATCATAA
- the exbB gene encoding TonB-system energizer ExbB, producing MDWLHSLIDYGVLGLLLLLSVIALAVALERFLVYRTTRVDEYQDRRALELHLTHKLHLIATIGANAPYIGLLGTVLGIMLTFHDIGAAGFDTTKIMTGLALALKATALGLLVAIPAVTLYNLLLRRCKVLLIQWDIRHG from the coding sequence ATGGACTGGCTGCATTCCCTCATCGATTACGGCGTGCTCGGGCTGTTGCTGCTGCTGAGCGTGATCGCCCTTGCCGTGGCCCTGGAACGATTTCTCGTCTACCGGACCACACGGGTGGACGAATATCAGGATCGCAGAGCGCTCGAACTGCACCTGACCCACAAGCTGCACCTCATCGCCACCATTGGCGCCAATGCGCCCTACATCGGCCTGCTGGGCACGGTGCTTGGCATCATGCTCACTTTCCATGACATCGGCGCCGCCGGATTCGATACCACCAAGATCATGACCGGCCTGGCGCTGGCGCTCAAGGCCACCGCCCTGGGGCTTTTGGTGGCCATCCCGGCGGTCACCCTCTACAACCTCCTGCTCCGCCGGTGCAAGGTACTGCTCATCCAGTGGGATATCCGCCATGGATGA
- a CDS encoding ExbD/TolR family protein, which translates to MDEKGFDYLNVIPLVDVMLVLLTIVLTTSTFIATGGIQVELPKASVSEDAAALHPRTIVINREGRLWLDSAEVALGGLEAALAGVGRNTPLIVRADKHLSLQMFVDVYEAIKRLGFTTLSLQTEQQP; encoded by the coding sequence ATGGATGAAAAGGGATTCGATTATCTCAACGTCATCCCCCTGGTTGACGTGATGCTGGTTCTGCTGACCATCGTCCTCACCACCTCGACCTTTATCGCCACGGGCGGCATCCAGGTGGAACTGCCCAAGGCCAGCGTCAGCGAAGACGCGGCCGCGCTCCATCCGCGAACCATCGTGATCAACAGGGAAGGGCGGCTATGGCTGGATTCGGCGGAGGTCGCGCTCGGCGGGCTGGAAGCGGCCCTGGCGGGGGTGGGCCGGAACACGCCGCTGATTGTCCGCGCCGATAAACATCTTTCCCTGCAAATGTTTGTGGACGTGTACGAGGCGATCAAGCGCCTTGGCTTCACCACTCTCAGCCTGCAAACGGAACAGCAACCATGA
- a CDS encoding energy transducer TonB, translating into MSHQTTATHVSLLVHAVFFFVAVGLGQHAVPLRPPVAIDFSILSTGGSMEVQQEKISSPPAKKKDVAEPKKISPKAVARKVRPKPVQREKTSVPPREKDARSEALPVAAQPRPSTGKEVLPDAGQTAATATVASGPAAASPPAKGGRGGLYAVGQLDAPLAVVSKTPPAYPPAAKRRNIEGWIKVKFVVDEQGRVDHVSVLDAEPEGVFEQSVLRSIGGWRFKPGTIKGMAVKAQVEQTITFKLEG; encoded by the coding sequence ATGAGCCATCAAACCACCGCCACCCATGTTTCCCTCTTGGTGCACGCCGTTTTTTTCTTCGTTGCCGTGGGGCTTGGCCAGCATGCCGTGCCGCTCCGCCCGCCGGTGGCCATTGATTTTTCCATCCTCTCCACCGGAGGATCGATGGAGGTCCAGCAGGAAAAAATTTCTTCTCCTCCGGCCAAGAAGAAGGACGTGGCAGAGCCGAAAAAAATTTCGCCCAAGGCCGTGGCGAGGAAGGTGCGGCCCAAGCCGGTGCAGCGGGAAAAGACATCTGTTCCGCCAAGGGAAAAGGATGCACGCTCCGAGGCCCTGCCTGTTGCCGCACAGCCGCGACCCTCAACCGGGAAAGAGGTGCTTCCCGACGCTGGCCAGACCGCCGCGACCGCAACGGTTGCAAGCGGACCGGCAGCAGCGAGCCCTCCTGCAAAGGGTGGACGGGGCGGTCTGTACGCTGTCGGTCAACTCGACGCGCCGCTTGCGGTGGTGTCCAAAACGCCGCCTGCCTATCCGCCGGCAGCCAAACGGCGCAATATCGAGGGGTGGATCAAGGTCAAGTTCGTGGTCGACGAACAAGGGCGCGTCGACCACGTGTCGGTGCTCGATGCCGAACCCGAGGGCGTGTTCGAACAGAGCGTCCTGCGCTCCATCGGCGGTTGGCGATTCAAGCCGGGCACCATCAAGGGCATGGCGGTCAAGGCCCAGGTGGAACAGACCATCACCTTCAAGCTGGAAGGGTGA
- a CDS encoding toll/interleukin-1 receptor domain-containing protein — protein sequence MYVPHCKYDIFISYAHVDDLPFPGSSAGHARGWVTTFVGCLKTRLAQKLGRSDAYSLWMDHEMESWPYISQQLLSNIRDSASLVVVLSPGYVASPWCQRERNAFLALLEEHVARPVFLVERERVEDEFPAELMDRKIFRFWVQEREGKAPRILGVPCPDPADHEYYNQIDDLCQDIATNLKRLRGAGGAVTALAASSPSSLAPAMAPRGRVYLAQVTDDLDLQRNSVKRYLEQAGVEVLPATWYSQDPKIFRAHAEQDLERCDLFVQLISETAGKRPEDLPQGYPQFQLELALATDKPILQWRNPTLDCAAIEDKAHQAFLTATTVRSEGLEDFKGEILRRLVTPPVTHGLKKSVYVFVDMESADRPFAEQICDILDRYGAEYVLPVQSDNPTENRHDLEQNLVECDALIVIYGSATKTWVRGQLQEARKSVALRKTPLRALAVFEGPPEEKAPLDMKIQGMQVLDHRKGINEHQVRQFLDSLVVAEAGS from the coding sequence ATGTATGTACCACATTGCAAATACGATATTTTTATCAGTTACGCCCACGTTGACGACCTCCCCTTTCCCGGCTCATCCGCCGGCCATGCAAGAGGGTGGGTGACCACCTTTGTCGGTTGCCTCAAGACCAGGCTCGCGCAAAAATTGGGCCGCAGCGATGCCTATTCCTTGTGGATGGATCATGAAATGGAAAGCTGGCCTTACATTTCGCAACAGTTGCTCAGCAATATTCGTGATTCAGCCAGCTTGGTGGTCGTCCTCTCGCCCGGCTATGTGGCTTCACCGTGGTGCCAGCGGGAGCGCAACGCCTTTTTGGCTCTCCTGGAGGAACATGTGGCCCGTCCGGTGTTCCTTGTCGAACGGGAACGAGTGGAGGACGAGTTTCCCGCGGAACTGATGGATCGCAAGATTTTCCGCTTTTGGGTTCAGGAGCGCGAGGGCAAGGCACCGCGCATTCTGGGCGTTCCCTGCCCTGATCCGGCTGATCACGAATATTACAACCAGATCGATGACCTGTGTCAGGACATCGCGACCAATCTGAAACGTCTCAGGGGTGCCGGTGGGGCGGTCACCGCTCTTGCCGCATCCTCTCCATCCAGCCTCGCGCCGGCCATGGCTCCCAGAGGAAGGGTATATCTCGCCCAGGTCACCGACGACCTTGATCTCCAGCGCAACAGTGTCAAGCGGTATCTGGAACAGGCCGGGGTGGAGGTGCTGCCGGCCACCTGGTATTCCCAGGATCCCAAGATCTTTCGCGCTCACGCCGAACAAGATCTTGAACGTTGCGACCTGTTCGTGCAACTGATCAGCGAGACAGCGGGCAAGAGACCGGAAGACCTGCCCCAGGGGTATCCGCAGTTTCAGTTGGAGCTGGCCCTGGCAACCGATAAGCCCATTCTCCAGTGGCGAAACCCGACATTGGATTGTGCAGCCATCGAGGATAAGGCGCACCAGGCGTTTCTAACGGCAACAACGGTACGCTCCGAGGGGCTGGAAGATTTCAAAGGCGAGATCCTCAGGCGGCTGGTTACTCCGCCTGTGACTCACGGGTTGAAGAAGAGCGTCTATGTATTCGTGGACATGGAATCGGCGGATCGCCCTTTTGCCGAGCAGATCTGCGATATCCTCGATCGGTACGGCGCGGAATACGTACTGCCGGTGCAGAGCGACAATCCAACGGAAAACCGGCACGACCTGGAGCAGAATCTGGTCGAATGCGACGCGCTCATCGTGATCTATGGCAGCGCGACCAAAACCTGGGTGCGCGGCCAATTGCAGGAAGCCCGCAAATCGGTCGCCTTGCGGAAAACGCCGCTGCGCGCCCTGGCCGTGTTTGAAGGGCCGCCCGAGGAAAAGGCGCCGCTGGACATGAAAATCCAGGGAATGCAGGTGCTCGATCATCGCAAGGGCATCAACGAACACCAGGTGCGGCAATTTCTTGACAGCCTGGTGGTGGCGGAGGCCGGCTCATGA
- a CDS encoding YD repeat-containing protein yields MSTRQPYPGLRPFDRDEADIFFGREEQTDDLLSRLNASRFLAIVGTSGCGKSSLVRAGMIPALETGFMAAAGSRWQFVQMRPGSHPICRLATALVDEAELLHEGEERSQALGFLNAALRRGPMGLIDALRHTPLPPHTNLLILVDQFEEIFRFRREGDRDEADAFVALLLASAQQRDLPVYVVLTMRSDFIGSCALFNGLPEALNQSQYLTPRLSREQQHMAIVGPARVFGGEVEPELVNALLNAMGTDPDQLPLLQHLLMRLWHVAGSVPPSSPGTPYPGDGSSTRLLTMDDYEAVGGLQQALSNHLNEAYGELDGNQRQAAEILFRRLSERGTEQRDIRRPTVCVEIEELIGIRHDQLVAVVEIFRAPDRSFLTPRQPEEIFPNTVLDIAHECLIRQWDRLRGWAREEARSAETYRLLERAAQRKEEGEGGFYRPPELEAALAWREREQPSPVWARRYGGDFAQAMRFLAESEQVHRSEEARAEERRRKELRRNRVLAWAGGMATVLLLAFIGFSSLNWVVPHRIYCKDFTKQWGKIVPIGRLPSSAVSHRSWTIRLTSKGWSGDIRTMEVIDARHQLTPNHFIGTYLTDARLVTTRQEKESRYELAFDRAGRVVSETAFDRFGRMVWGAVHAPYTEAEGVRPTSTRATYLGPDGHPQPQGRSRAEFVAIRYDTNGFEEELRYTDRQGRPMPGPDNAFGQQRIYDSRGREIRRTSLNERGQPMVDKVGNAVAEVDYDPEDNIVASRFLDTANQPTLVNADYASTRLAYDRWGRMTEQRFFGLRGEPVVETGQTGAHWIVWQYDDRGNVTHIRLYDAADAPMVGGKGYFDFPAFEQRASFTEHNRLKTVAYFDQGNAPLTGPEGWHGYRIEYDQRGFVAQISYFDQNLKPVNLRSFGWSHWARVNNAFGQPLEERFFDQDNQPVTTLDGGYHLRRNAYDPAGNCIAQTHFDVDDQPVADKTNGAHRVATEFDRFRNPVMVEYFAAGDMRINTNQGVHRQQSTYDDYGGLTDSSWYDKDNRPANGPDGVHHVAYAYDQRGMITRMERYDAKGQPAVGKDGMHKVVYDHNDKGQEIKWQAFALDDKPAEDSEGNHLAINEFDPCGREIRSTRLRADNSPNWDRQLGIATRKQVWDRENRWIEQAYYDAEEHLVMGPFGAARQIAVYQADGREEIHRHFGANGQLVYNPLVGYAELRLRRGDNHTLLSVTFWGSDGSPINGPHGYHRAQQAEGSSEDKRYFDAQNHEWPALSPEAAVPIIYITEITDIKQPAAKAGLHAGDVLWQYGDWSFAGALEAERAQGNTTDPVLQVWQAFWDEVAYWFWREDPEGSVTVPVIVIRDGQPERLTLSPLPQDFDRTGLRCDQRMVPSALFEAWKAAAAK; encoded by the coding sequence ATGAGCACACGTCAACCGTACCCCGGCTTGCGCCCCTTTGACCGCGACGAGGCCGACATCTTTTTTGGCCGGGAAGAACAGACCGACGATCTGCTCAGCCGCCTCAACGCCAGCCGTTTTCTCGCCATTGTCGGCACGTCCGGATGCGGCAAGTCGTCCCTGGTCCGCGCCGGCATGATTCCCGCCCTGGAGACCGGTTTCATGGCCGCCGCTGGCTCACGCTGGCAGTTCGTGCAGATGCGGCCGGGCAGCCACCCGATCTGCAGATTGGCCACCGCCCTGGTCGACGAGGCGGAGCTGTTGCACGAGGGAGAGGAGCGATCGCAGGCCTTGGGATTCCTCAACGCGGCTCTGCGGCGGGGGCCAATGGGCCTGATTGACGCCTTGCGCCACACCCCGTTGCCGCCCCACACCAACCTGTTGATCCTGGTCGATCAGTTCGAGGAAATTTTTCGCTTCCGCCGGGAGGGAGACCGGGACGAGGCCGATGCCTTCGTGGCGCTGCTGCTGGCCAGCGCGCAACAACGCGATCTGCCGGTGTATGTCGTTTTGACCATGCGCTCCGATTTCATCGGCAGCTGCGCCCTGTTCAACGGTCTGCCCGAAGCGCTCAATCAGAGCCAATACTTGACTCCCCGCTTGAGCCGTGAACAACAACACATGGCCATTGTTGGCCCGGCACGCGTGTTCGGCGGCGAGGTGGAACCGGAACTGGTCAACGCGCTGCTCAACGCGATGGGCACGGACCCGGATCAACTGCCGCTGCTCCAGCATTTGCTGATGCGGTTGTGGCATGTTGCCGGATCGGTGCCACCGTCGTCTCCCGGTACGCCTTATCCAGGGGATGGTTCGTCGACACGGCTGTTGACCATGGACGACTATGAAGCGGTCGGCGGTTTGCAGCAGGCCCTCTCCAACCATCTCAACGAGGCGTATGGGGAGCTGGACGGCAACCAGCGGCAGGCGGCCGAGATTCTGTTTCGTCGCCTGTCCGAACGAGGAACGGAACAGCGCGACATCCGCCGGCCCACGGTGTGCGTGGAGATAGAAGAGCTGATCGGTATCCGCCATGACCAACTGGTTGCCGTGGTGGAGATCTTCCGCGCCCCTGATCGCAGTTTCCTTACCCCGCGGCAGCCAGAAGAGATTTTTCCCAATACCGTGCTGGATATCGCCCATGAATGCCTGATCCGCCAGTGGGACCGGTTGCGCGGCTGGGCAAGGGAGGAAGCGCGGTCGGCGGAAACCTACCGTCTTCTCGAACGGGCGGCGCAGCGCAAGGAAGAAGGCGAGGGCGGGTTTTATCGTCCCCCTGAATTGGAGGCAGCCCTGGCCTGGAGGGAACGGGAACAGCCTTCTCCGGTCTGGGCTCGGCGCTACGGCGGCGATTTTGCGCAGGCCATGCGGTTTTTAGCTGAAAGCGAGCAGGTCCACCGGTCCGAAGAAGCCCGGGCGGAAGAACGCCGGCGCAAGGAACTGCGCCGAAACCGCGTGCTCGCATGGGCCGGGGGGATGGCCACCGTCCTGCTGCTTGCCTTCATCGGCTTTTCGTCGTTGAATTGGGTGGTTCCTCACCGCATCTACTGCAAGGACTTCACCAAACAATGGGGGAAGATCGTCCCCATCGGCCGCTTGCCTTCCTCGGCGGTCAGCCATCGATCATGGACCATTCGCCTGACCAGCAAGGGCTGGAGCGGTGACATCCGAACCATGGAAGTGATCGATGCCCGCCATCAGCTCACTCCCAACCATTTCATCGGCACCTATTTGACCGACGCAAGACTGGTCACAACCCGGCAGGAAAAAGAATCGCGCTATGAATTGGCCTTTGACCGCGCCGGCCGGGTGGTTTCCGAGACTGCCTTCGATCGGTTTGGCCGGATGGTCTGGGGCGCGGTGCACGCTCCGTATACCGAAGCGGAAGGGGTCCGGCCAACATCGACCCGGGCCACCTACCTGGGGCCGGATGGTCATCCTCAGCCGCAGGGTCGAAGTCGGGCCGAGTTTGTTGCAATTCGCTACGACACGAATGGCTTTGAGGAGGAATTGCGCTACACGGACCGGCAAGGCCGACCCATGCCGGGCCCAGACAACGCATTCGGCCAACAACGAATCTACGACAGCCGGGGACGGGAAATCCGCCGAACCTCGCTCAATGAGCGCGGACAGCCGATGGTCGACAAGGTGGGCAATGCAGTGGCTGAAGTTGACTATGACCCTGAAGACAATATTGTTGCGTCACGATTCCTCGACACCGCCAATCAGCCGACCCTGGTCAATGCCGACTATGCCAGCACCCGACTGGCTTATGACCGGTGGGGGCGGATGACCGAGCAGCGATTCTTTGGCTTGCGTGGCGAACCCGTCGTGGAGACGGGGCAGACCGGCGCCCACTGGATTGTCTGGCAATACGACGACCGGGGCAACGTCACCCATATCCGTCTGTACGATGCAGCCGATGCGCCCATGGTCGGCGGCAAGGGGTATTTTGATTTTCCCGCCTTTGAGCAGCGTGCGTCCTTCACCGAACACAATCGTTTGAAAACGGTTGCCTACTTCGATCAAGGCAACGCTCCACTGACCGGCCCCGAAGGCTGGCATGGCTACCGGATCGAGTATGATCAGCGCGGCTTTGTCGCCCAAATCAGCTATTTCGATCAAAACCTCAAGCCGGTCAACCTGCGCTCGTTCGGCTGGTCGCATTGGGCACGGGTGAACAATGCTTTTGGCCAGCCTCTTGAAGAACGGTTTTTCGACCAGGACAACCAGCCGGTGACCACGCTTGACGGCGGCTATCACCTGCGCAGGAACGCATACGATCCGGCTGGCAACTGTATTGCGCAAACTCATTTCGACGTGGACGATCAACCCGTGGCCGACAAAACCAACGGAGCTCACCGAGTGGCAACCGAGTTTGACCGTTTTCGCAATCCGGTCATGGTCGAGTATTTTGCTGCTGGGGACATGCGGATCAATACGAACCAGGGGGTGCATCGGCAGCAATCGACCTACGATGACTACGGCGGGCTGACGGACAGCAGTTGGTACGACAAGGACAACCGCCCTGCCAATGGACCAGACGGCGTGCATCATGTTGCCTATGCCTACGATCAGCGGGGGATGATAACCCGCATGGAACGATACGATGCCAAGGGGCAGCCGGCTGTCGGCAAGGATGGCATGCATAAGGTGGTGTACGACCATAACGACAAAGGCCAGGAAATCAAATGGCAGGCGTTTGCTCTGGACGACAAACCGGCGGAAGACTCCGAGGGCAACCATCTGGCGATCAACGAGTTTGACCCGTGCGGCCGCGAGATCCGCAGTACCCGGTTGCGGGCGGATAACAGCCCCAACTGGGACCGCCAGTTGGGAATCGCCACCCGAAAACAGGTGTGGGACCGAGAAAACCGCTGGATCGAGCAGGCCTATTACGATGCCGAGGAACATTTGGTCATGGGGCCGTTCGGGGCCGCCAGACAAATTGCTGTCTATCAGGCCGATGGCCGCGAGGAAATTCACCGCCATTTTGGAGCGAACGGCCAACTCGTCTACAACCCGTTGGTCGGATATGCCGAGTTGCGCCTTCGTCGGGGCGATAACCACACCCTGTTGAGCGTGACCTTTTGGGGGTCAGATGGTTCCCCGATCAATGGTCCCCATGGCTATCATCGCGCCCAACAAGCGGAGGGATCATCGGAGGACAAGCGTTATTTCGATGCCCAGAACCATGAATGGCCCGCGCTGAGTCCGGAGGCCGCTGTTCCCATCATCTACATTACCGAGATCACCGACATCAAACAGCCCGCCGCCAAAGCCGGTCTGCACGCCGGCGACGTGTTGTGGCAATACGGCGATTGGTCGTTTGCCGGTGCCCTGGAGGCAGAACGTGCTCAGGGGAACACGACCGACCCGGTCTTGCAGGTATGGCAAGCTTTTTGGGACGAAGTCGCATACTGGTTCTGGAGAGAGGACCCAGAGGGGTCGGTGACCGTGCCGGTGATCGTGATTCGCGATGGGCAACCCGAGCGCTTGACTCTTTCGCCGCTTCCGCAAGATTTCGACCGTACCGGGCTGCGTTGCGATCAGCGGATGGTACCGAGTGCCTTGTTCGAGGCATGGAAAGCCGCAGCGGCAAAGTAA
- a CDS encoding LTA synthase family protein: protein MKNIIASFFLLIACFLPAVWRLVYQGLGEPIGLLSDLGCGLGILLLSLFSPHWVRIPVLILWVLAQAAARELILTMQRLPNWQDLQYLADPEFIANSTSGFNLSSPYLIGVFILSTLLACCFPTRRPGRQWLLRGSAVCVALLLAHTVVNSRFDKQSVIARYNPMHWFAVDSLTSALQRQSLPDAASLPTGLNELELDAPSLLAKKGRAKNVLIVILEGIPGMYHPEIGKTMNMASTDIEMHRLAAATSEAMLIPDFTAHSHQTIRGLYSILCGDFSKLSWDTPKAFELQSNPARAQDCLPSLMSQFGWSTHFLQAAGLGFMGKDRIMPRMGFQQVHGTEWFTEPNPYPFEWGVVDKVFFQGAAKYIAQLRAKKHPWMLTLLTVGTHQPYAVPDDVASHFGSRKDATVDLLDQAVAEFIEQLRRDGVLKDTLVIITSDESHGSPLADWVSSWGLGMVLAPEQKRLPRIKEGGFGLVDITASVLDYLQVKMPPTLIGRSFFRVYDTPREMVSYTTSKRRWHTVDNRRYECADDGRCRVGTAPSLLGPPPAEFVADRDGGPRLAGIARVLDQKLLTDETTKTLQFANGERRKLPEKITNEWGDNLVGAQYLDFPAKSKVQVAIRYTALKAPPAGIQLKLLVKEWEYTQHDIPIPVFPVVHKGEEGEVEFEFANPKARQYFSFHLLGEGKNAEIRMDEFNVTIDQEEG from the coding sequence GTGAAAAATATTATCGCCTCCTTCTTTCTGCTCATCGCCTGTTTTTTGCCCGCGGTCTGGCGGCTGGTCTACCAGGGATTGGGGGAACCCATTGGCCTGCTGTCCGACCTCGGCTGTGGCCTGGGCATTCTGCTGCTCTCCCTGTTCAGCCCCCATTGGGTCCGCATCCCGGTGCTGATTCTCTGGGTATTGGCCCAGGCAGCGGCCCGCGAGCTGATCCTCACCATGCAGCGGCTGCCCAATTGGCAGGATTTGCAATACCTGGCCGATCCCGAGTTCATCGCCAACAGCACCTCCGGATTCAATCTATCGTCCCCCTATCTGATCGGTGTGTTCATCCTCTCCACGCTGCTGGCCTGCTGCTTTCCAACCAGACGGCCAGGACGGCAATGGCTGCTGCGGGGCAGCGCGGTGTGTGTGGCCCTGCTGCTCGCCCATACCGTGGTGAACAGCCGGTTCGACAAGCAGAGCGTCATTGCCCGCTACAATCCCATGCACTGGTTCGCCGTCGACAGTCTGACCTCGGCGCTGCAGCGGCAATCCCTGCCCGATGCGGCCAGTCTGCCCACGGGCCTCAACGAGCTGGAGCTCGACGCCCCCTCCCTGCTCGCCAAGAAGGGCAGGGCCAAGAATGTGCTCATCGTCATTCTCGAAGGCATTCCAGGCATGTACCATCCGGAAATCGGCAAGACGATGAACATGGCTTCCACGGACATCGAGATGCACCGTCTGGCCGCGGCCACCAGCGAGGCCATGCTGATTCCCGATTTCACCGCCCACAGCCACCAGACCATCCGCGGCCTCTACTCGATCCTGTGCGGCGATTTCAGCAAGCTGTCCTGGGACACGCCCAAGGCCTTTGAACTCCAGTCCAACCCGGCCCGCGCCCAGGACTGCCTGCCTTCCCTGATGAGTCAGTTCGGCTGGTCCACCCATTTTCTCCAGGCCGCTGGCCTTGGTTTCATGGGCAAGGACCGGATCATGCCGCGAATGGGCTTTCAGCAGGTGCACGGCACCGAGTGGTTCACCGAGCCCAATCCCTACCCGTTTGAATGGGGGGTGGTGGACAAGGTCTTCTTTCAGGGCGCGGCCAAGTATATTGCCCAGCTGCGCGCCAAGAAGCACCCCTGGATGCTGACCTTGCTGACCGTGGGCACCCATCAGCCCTATGCCGTGCCGGACGATGTCGCCAGCCATTTTGGTTCGCGGAAAGATGCCACCGTGGATCTGCTCGACCAGGCGGTGGCCGAGTTTATCGAGCAACTGCGCCGGGATGGCGTGCTCAAGGATACCCTGGTGATCATCACCTCGGATGAATCCCACGGCTCGCCCTTGGCTGATTGGGTGAGCAGCTGGGGACTCGGCATGGTGTTGGCGCCGGAACAAAAACGGCTGCCGAGGATCAAGGAAGGCGGCTTCGGTCTGGTGGACATCACGGCCTCGGTGCTCGATTACCTGCAGGTCAAGATGCCGCCGACCCTGATCGGCCGCAGTTTTTTCCGCGTCTACGACACGCCACGGGAGATGGTCTCCTATACCACCTCGAAACGGCGCTGGCATACCGTCGACAACCGGCGCTACGAGTGTGCCGATGACGGTCGCTGCCGCGTGGGCACGGCCCCAAGCCTGCTCGGTCCGCCGCCGGCCGAGTTTGTCGCCGACCGTGACGGCGGTCCGCGGCTGGCCGGCATTGCCCGTGTTCTGGATCAGAAGCTGCTCACCGACGAAACGACCAAGACTTTGCAGTTTGCCAACGGTGAACGGCGCAAACTGCCGGAAAAAATCACCAACGAATGGGGGGATAACCTGGTGGGGGCGCAATACCTCGATTTCCCGGCAAAATCAAAGGTGCAGGTGGCCATCCGCTATACCGCGCTCAAGGCGCCGCCCGCCGGCATCCAGCTCAAACTGCTGGTCAAGGAGTGGGAATACACCCAGCACGACATTCCCATCCCGGTCTTCCCGGTGGTGCACAAAGGCGAGGAGGGCGAGGTGGAGTTCGAGTTCGCCAATCCCAAGGCCCGCCAGTATTTTTCCTTTCACCTGCTGGGTGAAGGCAAGAATGCCGAGATTCGGATGGACGAGTTCAATGTGACCATCGACCAGGAGGAAGGATGA